Proteins co-encoded in one Desulfitobacterium hafniense DCB-2 genomic window:
- a CDS encoding acyl-CoA dehydrogenase, producing MDFRMSEEQELLLESLCELIAREVTEADVKTWYENHAVSEKFNKAFIEAGFGFLGIPEEHGGTPADVTTLMLVSEEVVHQTCATIPLLSNILNMYDVVEFGTPEQIKLTMDITKETGSPAFLLAISEPQAGSDNMRMTTTAVHKDGKVILNGSKTWITHGGVAPYALVFAKEDNSDLTNKAISMYLVPSDTPGIKFAPLHKIGQTTTVFAEMYLDNVVCDESCLVGKKGEGFMQLMKNLEVERLLISSFSLGLAQAAMDDAAAYAGQRMQFGKTIGSFQLIQQKLTDMEIKIKNMRNMLYEAAWKADNGISIKLDSALAKRYICMTATEVCYEAMQIFGGLGYTTETRVSRAWQDARGWEFAGGTNEIMVHIAGREIVKKYAK from the coding sequence ATGGATTTTAGAATGAGTGAAGAACAAGAGCTCTTGCTGGAGAGCCTGTGTGAATTGATCGCCAGAGAAGTTACGGAAGCCGATGTGAAAACCTGGTATGAAAACCATGCCGTATCCGAGAAATTCAATAAAGCCTTCATCGAAGCAGGCTTTGGTTTTCTGGGCATTCCCGAAGAACATGGGGGCACACCGGCCGATGTCACCACCCTCATGCTGGTGTCAGAAGAAGTGGTTCATCAAACCTGCGCGACGATTCCCCTCTTGTCTAATATCTTGAATATGTATGACGTGGTCGAGTTCGGGACTCCGGAGCAAATCAAACTGACCATGGATATTACCAAAGAAACCGGCAGCCCGGCTTTCCTGCTGGCTATTTCTGAACCTCAGGCAGGATCGGACAATATGAGAATGACGACTACCGCCGTTCATAAAGATGGAAAAGTGATTCTCAATGGCAGCAAAACCTGGATTACCCATGGAGGAGTGGCACCTTACGCCCTGGTATTTGCCAAAGAAGACAATTCCGACTTAACCAATAAGGCGATCTCCATGTATCTTGTCCCCAGCGATACCCCTGGCATTAAATTCGCACCCCTGCATAAAATTGGCCAGACAACCACTGTCTTCGCTGAAATGTATCTGGATAATGTAGTTTGCGATGAAAGCTGCTTAGTGGGCAAAAAAGGGGAAGGGTTTATGCAGCTGATGAAAAACCTTGAAGTAGAACGGCTGTTGATTTCCTCCTTCTCTTTAGGTTTAGCCCAAGCCGCTATGGATGATGCCGCCGCCTATGCCGGGCAAAGAATGCAGTTTGGCAAAACCATCGGCAGCTTCCAGCTGATTCAACAAAAATTGACGGACATGGAAATCAAAATAAAAAACATGCGCAATATGCTCTATGAAGCGGCCTGGAAAGCCGACAACGGTATTTCAATTAAGCTGGACTCCGCTTTAGCCAAGCGTTATATTTGCATGACGGCAACGGAAGTATGCTATGAAGCAATGCAAATCTTCGGGGGACTGGGCTATACCACGGAAACCCGGGTTTCCAGAGCTTGGCAGGATGCCAGAGGCTGGGAATTCGCAGGCGGTACCAATGAAATTATGGTTCACATTGCCGGCAGAGAAATCGTCAAGAAATACGCGAAATAA
- a CDS encoding CaiB/BaiF CoA transferase family protein has translation MLSGIKIIDFTRYFPGPVATLRLAERGAEVIKIEDRAGDPARTMFDTINGEEGCVFRSQSRGKKSVVLDLKQKEDYQKVAELIADADVVIESFRPGVAKRLGIDYETMLRINPSLVYLSLSGFGQNTSISSLGGHDLNYMAYSGVLAQLTDEEGRPIKPKLALADLLGGVVSSEEILAGLVQRERTGKGVYLDVSITESMMALLGIHVSHYSVTGEEHGINDHGIAYSIYETKDGRYMTLGALEEKFWKNFCQGVDRMELLPWQGTAPEAGNPYYQEMVKVFKSKTFKEWAEFSRQVDCCLAPVLAVSELKEQQFVKERNFIEHKWGMDYVATHYRQGKSFLDFAAPYPKLGEHS, from the coding sequence TTGCTGTCAGGAATAAAAATCATCGATTTCACTCGTTACTTTCCCGGACCGGTTGCAACTTTGCGCTTAGCGGAACGGGGAGCAGAGGTTATCAAGATCGAGGATAGGGCGGGAGACCCGGCCAGAACCATGTTCGACACCATTAATGGAGAAGAGGGATGTGTTTTCCGCTCCCAAAGCCGTGGGAAGAAGAGCGTTGTTCTTGACCTGAAACAGAAAGAAGACTACCAAAAGGTTGCCGAATTAATAGCTGATGCGGATGTTGTGATTGAAAGCTTCCGCCCCGGCGTGGCGAAAAGACTGGGAATCGATTATGAAACTATGCTCAGGATCAATCCTTCTCTCGTCTATTTATCTTTATCAGGCTTTGGTCAGAATACCTCTATTTCATCACTGGGAGGCCATGACTTAAACTATATGGCTTACAGCGGTGTGCTGGCCCAGCTGACAGATGAAGAGGGCAGACCGATCAAGCCCAAGCTGGCTTTAGCCGACCTGCTTGGCGGCGTAGTGTCCAGTGAAGAAATACTGGCTGGTCTGGTGCAGCGGGAAAGAACAGGCAAGGGCGTGTATCTGGATGTTTCGATCACAGAATCAATGATGGCCTTATTAGGCATTCATGTATCTCACTACTCCGTTACCGGAGAAGAACACGGGATCAATGATCACGGTATTGCCTACTCTATCTATGAGACCAAAGACGGACGCTATATGACTCTGGGTGCCCTGGAAGAGAAATTCTGGAAGAACTTCTGCCAGGGAGTGGACAGAATGGAGCTGCTCCCTTGGCAAGGAACCGCACCCGAAGCCGGTAATCCCTATTATCAGGAAATGGTAAAGGTCTTTAAGAGCAAAACCTTCAAAGAATGGGCGGAGTTCTCTCGGCAAGTGGACTGCTGCCTGGCTCCTGTCCTGGCAGTCAGTGAACTTAAGGAACAGCAATTCGTCAAAGAAAGAAACTTTATTGAGCATAAATGGGGGATGGACTATGTGGCTACCCACTACAGGCAAGGGAAATCTTTCTTGGACTTTGCCGCACCTTACCCCAAATTGGGAGAACACAGCTAA